The genomic window CCAGGGCGGCAGGCGATGCGCCAACGTGTGCGCGAAGCCGCGTCCGGCTGGGATGGGGGGGATCCGTTCCGCGCGCTCGAGAGGTAGGCTAAACTGGGTACGAAGAAAAGACGTCATCTGTTCGCGCTGCAAATTTTTCTTCGCTATTAAAAATAAAATACATGTTTCTACGGGAGGATGGCTAGATATGGCTATGAAATTGTTGATGCTGGCATTCGGCATTGTTGCTGCTGCCTTCACCGGTTCGACAGAATCCCAAGCCCAGTCGACTTTTCCCAAGCAGCCAATCAAGCTGATCTATCCCTTCGGCGCCGGTTCGGCGATGGACACCTCATGGCGCCATGCGGCAGCGATCGCCGGCAAGATTCTCGGCCAACCCGTCGTCATCGAGAATCAGCCGGGCGCGTCCGGCCAGATCGGCTTCCGCGCCATGGCGGCCGCGAAGCCCGATGGGTATACTTTAGGAGTTCCGTCGAACTCCGTGCTGGTGACGCAGCCTCTTTACGACCTCGCCTGGACCATCAAGCCCGGAGTAAATTATGAGCCGGTCATCTTTGGCGTATCGGCCGAGCAGTATCTCTTCGCCAATGCCAACGTGCCCTACAACGACGTCGCCGGCCTGATCGCCTACGCGAAGGCTAATCCGGGAAAGGTGAATTTCGCGAATACCGGCGTAGGGACGACAGCTCATCTGGGGGCTGAGGCTTTGGCCGCGGCCGCCGGCATAGATGTGACACATATCTCGTACAATGGCATGGCGCCGGCTCTTCCCGACCTCCTGTCCGGTACGGTGGATCTGCTGTTTGCCTCGGGCTTCTTCCAGGAACACGCCGATTCTGGCGCGATGAAGGTGATCGGGAATTCCGGCAGAACCCGCGGCAAGCAGTTCCCCAATGCTCCCCTGCTAAGCGAGACACCAGGACTGGAAGGCTTCTCGATCGCCGCCTGGACAGGCCTTGTCGCGCCAATGGGCACGCCTCCGGAAGTCATCGAACGGCTGCGTGAAGCGTTCAAGAAAACACTGGATTCCCCAGAGTTCCTTAGCCAGGCAGAGAAGATCGGTCAAAACGTCGAGACCCTCGGACCTGTCGAGTTCAAAGCGATGATCCTGCGCGAAACAGACATCTTGCGCCCGATCGTCAAGGCTGCTGGCCTCAAGAAATAGCGGAAATGACAATCCGAGGCTGCGTGATCGCCGCCTCTGTGCTCAGATCAGACAGTGAGGCGCTTTCGATTTTGATTTCTGCGTCGCGGAGACAGCCTTCATGGGCCGATCGCAGGCCCAAGGGCCCCTCTCGAACCTGCCTCTGGTAAAAGGAAAAGGAATGGCGCGATTTCTGCGTTCTCGAGACTTTCTCGCCGGAGGGATGTTTGTTTTCCTGGGGCTGGCTGCGATCGCATTGCGGGGTCCTAACCTGGAAATTGGGACCGCCAACCGTATGGGTCCCGGCTATCTGCCTATGGTCATCGCAGCTGGGCTGATCGTCATCGGCGCAGTCACCATCTGGCTGTCCTTCAGCGGCAAGTCCGAGCCCATCGAGCGGCTCAATCTTCGCCCCGCTTTCATGGTGATCGGCGCGCTTCTCTGCTTCGCGGTGTTGATTGACCGGGCGGGACTTGTCCTGACGCTCATACCAACAGTTTTCCTCTGCGCCTATGCCTCGCCCGAAGCGAAGTTCCGCGAGGCCGCAGGGCTCACTTTATTTCTGATCGCCCTCACGTCTCTTGTATTCATCTATGCGATACGCCTTCCCATAAAGTTGCTGCCATGATGAATGATGTTCTTGCCAACCTTTCGCTTGGACTTTCGGTCGCTGTCAGCCCCGTGAATTTGGCATTCTGTTTCGTTGGAACCTTGGCTGGAACGCTTGTCGGAATCCTTCCCGGAGTGGGACCGCTTGCCACGATTTCCATGCTTCTGCCACTGACCTTCGTTCTTGATCCGACCACAGCTCTGATCATGCTGGCTGGCATCTACTATGGCGCGCAATATGGTGGATCCACGACCGCTATTCTTCTCAACGTGCCCGGCGAGGCCTCTTCGGTCGTCACATGTATCGAGGGCAACAAGCTCGCGCAGCAGGGCCGAGCCGGGGCGGCCCTGGCAATCGCGGCTCTCGGCTCGTTCTTCGCCGGCACAATTGCGGCTGCTGTGATCTTTCTGCTCAGCCCACCGCTGGCCAAGTTGGCATTGGCATTTCGCCCTGCGGACTATACGAGCCTGATGGCTTTCGGCCTTCTTTGCTCGGTCGTGCTCGCCAGCGGCTCGATGATCAAATCGATCGGGATGGTGTTGGTGGGGCTGCTCTTTGGGCTCGTCGGCACGGATGTGAACTCAGGCGTGATGCGCTACACCCTCGACATCGATCATCTGGCGGGTGGCATTGGCGTCGTCGCCATTGCGATGGCGCTGTTCGGCATCAGCGACATCATCGCCAACCTTGAGCGTCCGGGACAGATGGCAATCGGGACCACGGCAAAGGTTGGCCGGCTTTGGCCCTCTCGCAAGGACTTCCGCGAGGCGGCATTCCCGGTTTTGCGCGGCACTGGCATCGGTAGCATTCTTGGGGTGCTGCCGGGAGGTGGCGCTATGCTCAGTTCTTTTGCGTCCTATATGGTGGAGAAGCGCCTCGCCGGCCCGAATTCCAGATTCGGAAACGGCGCGATTCAAGGGCTAGCCGGTCCAGAATCGGCCAACAACGCTGGCGCGCAAACTTCATTGATCCCCTTGTTGACGCTCGGCGTTCCTGGCAACGCGCTAATCGCCTTGATGGCAGGCGCCATGATGATTCACGGCATTATGCCTGGTCCGCAGATCATGACCCGCGAGCCAGGGTTGTTCTGGGGTCTGATTGCCTCGATGTGGATCGGCAATCTCATGCTGGTGATTATCAATCTGCCATTGATCGGGATCTGGGTATCCCTGCTGAGGGTGCCTTATAGACTTTTGTTTCCTGCAATCGTGGTCCTCTGCGCCGTTGGCGCGTATGGTGTAAACAACTCTCCTTTCGAAGTCCTCCTGATGGCCATATTCGCTGGGGTCGGCTTCCTTTTCCGCAAACTCGGCTGCGAGGCCGCGCCCCTAATTCTTGGCTTCATCTTGGGGCCCATGATGGAAGAGAACCTGCGCCGCACTTTGATCCTGTCGCGCGGTGACTGGCTTGTCTTCCTGCGCGAGCCGATCAGCGCGACTTTCCTGGCAGCGAGCGTGGTGCTGGCGCTGATGTTTGTGCTTCCAACCCTACGCCGTGGGCGACAGGACGCATTCCAAGAGGAATAAAACCAAGGCAGACGTTCGGCCTAGCCGCTGCGGTGCTTGGCAACATTCAGGAAACCATTCGCCCTGCGCAGAAAATGAACTGTGATTCATAATTCAAAACTGGGCTGATCATAAGCGGCCCGCGGTGAGGGAAGACAGGTGGAAAGCGGGAAATACAAAGATCTCTTTCGCCGGATGCTTATCGTGAGGCAGGCTGAGGAGGCACTACGAAAGCTCTTTGCCGATGGCCTCGTCCCCGGCTTCGTGCATCTTTCAATTGGCCAGGAAGCCGTGCCCGTGGGCGTTTCTGACAACCTGCGAGACACCGACACCGTCTCCTCTAATCATCGCGGCCATGGGCACACGATCGCCAAGGGTGTGGATCTGAAGGCCTTCTTTGCCGAAGTGCTCGGACGAGCCGACGGCCTGTGCAAGGGACGTGGCGGGTCGATGCATGTCGCGGATCTCTCCAAGGGCATGTTGGGTGCTAACGGGATTGTCGGTGCCGGGCTGCCTATAACGACGGGAAGTGCCCTTGCCCTTAAGCTCCGCGGAAAAGGCGATGTCGCCGTCGTGTATTTCGGCGATGGCGCGCTCGCGGAAGGCCTATTGCACGAGTGCTTCAACATCGCAGCCCTGTGGAAGCTACCTGTGTTGTTCGTGTGCGAAAATAATGGCTGGTCTGAATTCAGCCCCACCTCCCGTCAGATTTCGTTCACGCTGGCAGCCCTCACGAAGGCCTTCGGCATGACCTACGAAGAAGTTGACGGCAATAAAGTCTCCGAAGTGACGCGTGTTGCAGGAAACCTGATTTCCGGCATGCGCATCGCAGCTCATCCTGTCGTCCTTGAATGCCGAACCACCCGGTTCCGCGGCCATTTTGAGGGAGACAGCCAAAACTACCGCGACGAAGGCGAACTTCAAGAAATTGTAAGTCGAGATCCATTGCTTCTGGCACGCGAGGAGATGATTGCGCTCGGTATTGCGGCTTTGTGGTTCGATGAAGTCGAGACTGAAGTCGGCAGCGAGGTCGAAGCCGCTCTAGCCGCCGCGCTCGCTGCACCGCTTCCCGCCATCTCGGAGATCACTGCTGATGTCTATACAACGGCGTGGAGGTGACGGTGGCGGAAGTTCGTTTCATTAGGGCAATCAACCAAGCACTGTCCGATGCGATGGAGGCCGATCCGTCGGTCATCCTGCTGGGCGAGGATATCGGGGCAGCGGGGGGATCATTCAAGGCGACCCGGGGTCTGCTCGAGAGGTTCGGCCCGGACCGCGTCTATGACACGCCCATTTCAGAAGCGGCCATCACGGGCATGGCCGTCGGCGCGGCGATGACCGGCCTGAAGCCAATACTCGAAATCATGTTCATGGATTTCGTCACGCTCTCGATGGACATGCTGGTGAACCAAGCGGCCAAGGCACGGTCGATGTTCGGCGGACAGTGCTCGGTTCCAATGGTGCTGCGGATGCCTCACGGCGGGGGCTTGAACGCCGGGCCGCAACATTCTCAGTGCCTCGAAGCCTGGTTCGCGCATGTCCCAGGCCTGAAGGTCGTCTGTCCATCGACTCCCGCCGACGCCTATGGATTGCTCCGTGCGGCGATCGCCGATCCGGATCCAGTGATCTTCGTCGAGAACAAGGCGCTTTACGCCCTGAAGGGTGATCTTCCCGACATCCCGGAAAGCGCCGATATCGGTGTAGCGCAGATCGTACGGCCCGGCGAGGACGTGACTGTGGTCGCCTATGGGGCCGCGGTCGCCTGGGCTGAGACGGCTGCCGAGACCATGGCGGGGGAAGGAATCAGCGTCGAGATCCTCGACCTGCGTTCTATTCAGCCCTGGGATGAGGCTGCAGTGCTACGAAGCCTGGCGAAAACTCACAATCTCGTCGTGGCGCACGAGGCCGTCGGGCCCTTCGGAGTGGGCGCTGAAATCGTCGCCCGTGTAGCTGACATCGGCTTCGATGATCTCGACGGGCCTATCGTGCGCGTTGCCGCGCCCTTCGCACCCTCTCCTTTCGGAAAATCTCTTGAAGATGCCTATCGGCCAACCGCGAGCGACATAGTCGCCGCGATCCGCCGGTCGCTCAGTTGAGGCAGACATGACTGACCAACCCATCATCCTCACAGTCGACGGCCCCGTTGCCACGGTGACCATCAACAGACCCGCATCTCTTAACGCGCTTGATATGCCCACAATCGCAGCGATGAACGTTGCGCTGGATACGATCGAACGGGACGATACACTGCGCGTCGTCGTCTTCACGGGAAAGGGGCGGGCCTTTGTCGCCGGCGGCGATATCGCCGATCTAAATTCCCGGACGGGGCTGCCTCACTACTTCGAGTTTGCGGAAGCCATCCACAAACTATTCCGCCGGATCGAGACCTTCGACAAGCCCACCATCGGCGCGATCAATGGCTTCGCGCTCGGCGGTGGCACAGAACTCATCCTCGCCCTCGATATTCGCATCCTGTCCGAAGACGCCAAACTGGGACTGCCCGAGATCAAGCTTGGCTTGTTTCCCGGAGCGGGCGGGTCGCAGCGCATCATCCGCCAGCTGCCACTGTGCAGGGCCAAGGAGATCATGTTCGCTGGGGACATGCTCACGCCGCAAGAAGCGGTCGCCATCGGCTTGGCTAACCGCGTCGTCCCGGCAGAAGATCTGGCCGCGGTTGTCGCGGAACTGGCCGGAAAGATCGCCGAGAAGTCTCCTTTAGTCCTGAAACTTCTGAAGCGGACAATTTCTGACGGCGGGGACATGCCACTCGCCGCCGCTCTGCGTCATGAGCAGGCGATGATCGGTCTGGTTCTCGACAGCGCCGACGCGCACACAGGCTGCACCGCGTTTCTGGAGAAACGCCCCCCCCGTTTCGAGGGCCGCTGACATGTCCGAACTGGTCATGCCTAAGCTCGGATTGACCATGACCGAAGGCCTCCTGTCGGAATGGCGCTTGTCCCCCGGTGAAAGCTATGTCCCCGGCCAAGTTCTCTACTCCATTGAAACCGAGAAGGTCGCGACGGAGATTGAGGCGGAGACATCGGGGACGCTCGAGCAGATTCTGGTCACCGCGGGTGAAACGGTACCGGTCGGGACCCCCGTTGCGCGGATCATTACACCGGGTGAGGCGGCGCCGCCCCGCACGCAGGCAGACGTGGCGAAAGGGCAGCCTGACCTGGAGCGACCAAAGGGGCCGAGCCTCGACAGCGAAGTTGTCGAAGGCACGCATCGCAACGAGCCGCTCACGAAGGCGGATGTGCTGCGTGTGATCGCCACACCACTGGCGCGCAGGATCGCCGCCGCAAAGGGAATCGATCTGCAGTTGATCCAGGGCTCTGGCGCGCGAGGAAGGATCAAGGCGGCAGATGTGGAAGCCATCTCCCATGAGCCGGCGCCGCAGCCGGACCGTCGGCACGACACGCCCCGCCACGCTGCCACCCGCGAGATCCTGCCGGATGCGACACGCTTAGCCACCGCCCGCCGTGTCACCGCGGCCAAGCGCGACATCCCGCATTTCTACCTGACGCTTGAAGCCGAGGTCAGCGCGCTTTCCGACCTGCGGGAGAGGCTGAACGCGGAGGCCGGCCGCAGCCGGATCTCGGTCACTCACATGCTCGTGAAAGCACTTGGCCTGGCGCTGGCTGAAATGCCGCAAGTGAACCGGATCTGGTCCAACGATAAGATTGTCGCCTTCACCACTGAATCCATCGGCGTCGTTGTGGAAACTCCTGACGGATTGCGCATTCCCGTGCTGCGCGATGTTGGGGATGCGCCGCTCGACCGGATTGCCTCGCTAACTTCCGGCGTCGCGGATCGCGCCCGGAATGGCAGGCTCGGTGTCGCCGACGTAGGGGACAGCGTGATCTCGATCTCGAACGTCGGGATGCATGGCGCGACCAGCCTGACTGCGATCATCAATCCGCCAAATGCCTTGATCCTGGGGGTCGGCGCTGAACGCCAGCTATTTCGCCCGAATGCGAACGGCCAGCCCCATCTATGCCGGGAGCTCAGCCTGACACTCTCCTGCGATCACCGCGTGATCGATGGGGCTGACGCAGCCCGCTTCCTTTCTCATCTCGTGGGAGTGATCGAGCAGCCAATCCGGCTCCTGCGTCCTCCCCGCCGCCCCCAATAGGATCGAATAGAGATGGATTTTGCTCTCAGCGACGAACAGAAAATGATCGTGGAGACGGCCCGCCGGGTGGGCCAGGCATTCGGCCTGGACTATTGGCGGGAAAAGGATGGGCAGAAGGCCTATCCCGCCGAATGCTGGAAGGCGCTTTGCGATGCCGGTCTGGCGGGTGCGATGCTTCCCGAGGCCCATGGCGGGGGCGGCCTGGGAATGGTCGAGACTGCCCTGATCATTGAGGAGCTCTGCGCGGCCGGGGCAGGCGCCACCCTGTCACAGCTCTTCATGCTGAACCCGATTTTCGGAGGGGTCTCGATCTCGAAGTATGGCACCGATCGGATGAAATCAGAATGGCTACCGAAGCTATGCTCCGGCGAAATGCAATTCTGCATGGCTCTGACTGAGCCTGATGCCGGCACCAACTCGCTTGAGATCACCACCACGGCCCGGGCCGAAGGAGACGGATGGCGGGTCTCGGGGCAGAAGATATGGATCACCGCGATCGACCGCGCCGACAAGGTTCTCGTGGTGGCGCGCACCTCGGCCATCGAGGGCGGCGCCAGAAAGACACACGGAATCAGTCTTTTCCTCATTGATACCGAACGGGAGGGGCTTACTTACCAGCCGATCCCGAAGCTCGGAACGAACACGCTGTCATCATGCCAGGTGTTTTTCGACAACGTGCGTGTTGAACGAGAGGAACTGGTTGGCGAGGTGGACCAGGGCTGGAAACAGTTGCTGGACGTCCTCAATACCGAGCGCATCGTCACCACCGCCGGACTCGTCGGCGCGGGCCGCCTTGCGATAGCGCTGGGAGTCGACTACGCGAACAACCGCAACGTTTTCGGTAAGAAGCCGATCGGCAGCTATCAGTCACTGCAATTCCCCCTGGCCCAGCACTGGGCCGAACTGCACGCGGCGCGACTGCTCAATCTCAATGCGAGCTGGCTCTTCGACACAGGGGCTCCCTTCGGCTCAGAGAGCAATGCCGCCAAGCTCATTGCCAGCCAGGCCGCCTCTGCCGTGGCCGAACACGCGATGCAGATCATGGGTGGCATGGGATATTCAGTCGAAATGCATATCGAGAGGCTTTGGCGGGATGCCCGGCTCTTCAGGTTTGCGCCTGTGTCCGAACAAATGATCCTCAACTTCATTGCCACCGCGAATCTCGGCCTTCCTCGTTCCTATTGAGGTGACCCGTGCTGACACTCGCCAAAACTCTCGAATTACACGCCCGGATCAGACCAAGCGCAGATGCGTTGATCTATGGCGACGTCAGATTGACGTGGGCGATGCTCTGGGATCGCGTGACCCGGACGGCTGCCGCGCTTGCAGCCGAGGGCATCGGCGAAGGCTCGATCATCGCCCTGGCCATGAAGAATAGTTCAACATTTATTGAGCTGCTCTATGCGATCAGCCATCTCGGTGCGATCTCGCTGCCGATGAATTTCCGACTGTCCGCGGACGAGCTCGAATACATCTGCTCCCACGCAGGCGCCGACCTGGTGCTCGCCGATGAAGACTTCCGCGACAAGCTTGGCGGCATCTTGGCTCCGGTGCGCATCCTGGACAGGCAAGCGCAATCGGATTCCACCCGCATCTTCGGGAAAGCAGGCCGCCGGTTCGAGACGGCGCATCGCGCCGAGGACGATGTATTCCGCCTGATGTACACTTCCGGCACGACAGACCGGCCCAAGGGGGTCGTGCAGAGCTACGCGAACTTCCACTGGAAGTGCTATGATCACGCGATCGTCCTGGGCCTGAGCACCGCGGACCGCCTGCTGATTGTCGGTCCGCTGTACCATGTCGGCGCTTGCGACTTGCCCGGCCTGGGTGCGCACGCCTTTGGTGCGGCACTGATCATCCTGCGTGAATTTTCAAGCGAACTGGTGCTGCGCACCATCGAGACCGAGCGGATAACGGGGATCTGGCTGGCACCGGTCATGTCCGCTAGTCTTCTATCAGAACCCCATAGCTCAGACACCTCCACATTGCGCTGGTGCATCGGCGGCGGCGAGAGGACCCCCGAACACCGCATCAGGTTGTTTACGGAGACGTTTGTAAACGCACGCTACGTCGACTGTTATGGCATGACTGAGACACTTAGCGGCGATACGTTTATGGAACCGGGCAGGGAACTAGAGAAACTGGGATCGGTTGGTCGACCGGTGCCCCATCTCGAAATCCGCATTCGCGATGACGACGGAGCCGATCTTTCGCCCGGCGTCCACGGAGAGATCTGTATGCGCGGACCCAAGGTCACGTCCGGTTACTGGAAGGACCATGCCAAGACCGCCTCCGCATTCTTCGATGATGGATTCTTCCGGTCGGGCGATTTCGGCTATTGCGATGAGGACGGCTTTCTATACCTTACCGATCGCAAGAAGGACATGATCATCTCAGGCGGCGAGAATATCGCGTCGAGCGAGGTTGAGCGCGTACTTTATGGCCTCGACGGGATCCTCGAAGTCGCCGTTGTGGGACGAGAAGACGACAAATGGGGAGAAGTTCCCGTGGCCGTAGTTGTCTTGCGGCCTGGAGCTGAGCTGACCATGGCCATGATCGACAGCCATTGCCGGAAATCCCTGGCCGGTTTCAAGTGCCCAAAAGCGCTATTGATTCTCGATAATCTTCCCCGTAACCCCTCGGGCAAGATCCTCAAGCGAGTTCTTCGCGAACAGGTCGCATCACTGCAGTCGTAAGACATCCAAGAGCCCGAGACTTTGGCCCCCCGCTCAAAGTGAAGAAACCGACGCGCGCGGAGCGAGCGCTGCAGACCTATCAGGCGCTACTCGATGCGGCGGCCGAAGTGGCGGGGAAATATGGCTATGCAGCGACTTCCATCGCCAAGGTGACGGAGACAGCCGGAGTCAGTCAAGGCGCGTTCTACAACTATATCACACACCGCCAAGCGCTTTTCGAGCTGCTCTTACCATATGTCGGGCAACGGATGATCGACGAGATCGCGACAGCAATTCCCAAGGAACTATCGGGTGCGGAACGCGAGGTGGCCCGGTTCCGGGCCTATTGCCGGTTTCTCGAGCGCAATCCGGGTTTCTATCGCATACTCTACGAAGCAGAGGTCTTTGCCCCATCGACCTATCGCGAGCATATGAACAGAACAGCCCGTGGTTTCAGGCGATCCCTGGAGCGTTCGCTGGCGGCATCGAACGTGAACGACATCGCAGATGGTGAACTGGATGCTCTTGTCCACGCCCTATTGGGCGCGCGCGCATACATCGCCATGCGGTACCGCGAAGGTATGACGATTCTTGAATCTGCGATCAGGGGTTACGGTCGCCTCGTCAACCAGGGACTTTTCAGCGCCCAGGCCAAAACATAGGCCGCCGGGATGGCATTTGGACAAACACATCCCGAGAGCCACCCGATTAAGCAGGCGCATTCCCATTTCAAATGAACGATTGACGCCCTCGTCAAGCAGCACACGCCATGCGAGCGCTCAAGCTCACCGCTGCTGCCTTCCGCTGTTCGCAATGGCAGACCCCTTGGTTGCCTGACGCGCCCGGCGAATGGCCCGCAAAAGATATTATTCTCTTTGGAGAATATATATACTTCGATTTAGCCGCGCGCAATTGTTAGGCTCGTCCCACGCGTCCCTCAGGTTTCCGGCAAAAAAAAACGCCATCGCGACCGCGCCCGCCGCCTCATTGCAGTCGGCGACAACAACCGTCGCGCCGCGGCGAGCACAACGCCGCACGCAAGCCTCGCCAATGCCAGAAGCGCCGCCCGTCACAACCACGAGTTTGTTTTCGAGAATCATGGTTTTCTCCCCATCGACATTTTTGTCGCCGACCACAGCCCCATACGGGTCATTCTCCTAAAAATAACAACATTTTCTTGACAGAATAATCTTCAGAATTATGGTCGGCGGATGCGGGCGATTTGGTAGCAACGCGCTCGCACACTCTCACCCGCCCGCCCCCGACCAGGGCCGATTGTTACCTGCTCAAGACTCGGACTGCGGCAAGCACCTGCAAATCAGCTCCGGCGAGCTGCCAACGAAGGAGGAGCGAGAGTTGTTTGATCCGACGACGATCCGGGTGATCTGGATAACGCAGAGAAGGGAGTAAGCTCTTGCAGTTCCGGTCGGTCGTAGCCTCATGGAATCTGCAGTTGCGAACAATGCGTGTGGAATCCAGTAGAATGAGGCGGCGCTATGGCTTGCGCTACCTGCTTGGTTGGGATCGTTTCCAGTCACGGGGATCTCACCGTAAAGGACCCAGGCGAGAAATCCATGCTCGACTTCGCTTCTCCCACCGCGACAGCTAGCAGCCGACTATCGTGCCAGATCACGGCGTCACCAGAGCTCGATGGCTTGCTCCTGCGGATCCCAGCAGCGATTTAACGTCACGAAAAACGTGCGGCGGGCCGAACGACCGGATAGGTTTCACATTGGCAACCATCACCCGGTCCACGCAAGAGAATCCACTAATTCTCACAAGAGAATGATCATTTACATCTGCTGGTCGCTCTGGCTTGTCTCCAGGATCACGGGCACGATGTGGGAGGAATAAATGGCCCCGCTCGACGGTATTCGAGTTTTGGCGCTCGAAGTTTACTATGCTGGAAACATCGGCAGCTTGTTCCTGTCGCGGTTCGGCGCCGAAGTCATCAAGTTGGAGCCGCCGGAGACGGGCGATGTGTTCCGTTCAGTCGGGCCAGGTAAGACCAGCGACGGGAAGTTCCGCCGCGCCTCTGAACTCCGCGGCATGACCGGCAAAAAGAGTATCTCGATCAACCTGCGCAAGCCGGAAGGGCTCGAGGCGTTCTGGCGAATCCTGCCTTCCGTCGACGTCGTCTGGACCAATATGAAGCCGTCCTCTCTGCTTGGGCTCGGAATCAGCTTCGACAGTCTCAAGACGCATAATCCGAATATCATTTACTCGACGCTTTCCGGATTTGGTCATGACGACCTGATCAGTTCCGGTCCATTCGGCAATTGGGCCGCCTTCGACCTCATCGCACAAGGGCTGGCCGGACTACAGTACCGCGCCGAAGGCGAAGATGGAAAGCCGGGTTACAACGGCTTGGCGCTAGGCGATTTTGTTACCGCGATGATGCTCGTCAACGGGACGGTGATGGCGCTGCTGCGTCGCCAGCGTGAGGGCGGCGGGGCCCAGCGGGTCGATGTGGCTATGCACGACGCCATGATCAGCTTGAACGAGCTGCCGCTGACGCTGACGGATTTTACCGGAGCACCACCGCCCCGCGGACGCTCGGGCACCAGCGCGCCCTACGGGGCCTATCCCACCAAGGACGGTTTCGTAAACATCGCGGTGGGAGGCACCCCGGTGTGGCGGCGGTTCTGCGAGGCGATAGACCGGCCCGAACTTGCCGACGATCCGCGCTACAAGGATTCACCCGGCAGGGTTAAGCACTTCATCGAGCTCGAGGTGATCGTTTCGGAATGGTCGGGCAGCCGAACGAGCATGGAAGTGGCCGAATGGCTGCACAAATTCGGCGTGCCCGCCGCGCCGGTCTACGACATGCCTGAAGTCTTGAAGAGCCCGCAGGTCGTTGCGCGCAACATGTTGGTGTCGGTCAACGACCCCATTCTCGGTCCGCAGAACATCGTGGGTAATCCCATCAAAATGTCCGATATCGAGGGGGGTGATCCCGGGGTGCCGCCCGTATTGGGAGAGCACACACGCGAGGTTCTTAAGGAATTCGGCGCTTACGACGACGCTGAAATCACCGAACTTGCCCAGGCCGGCGCCATCCATTTGCCAGCACAGGGCGGTTGATCCGCCGCAGCAGGCCTCTGCGCCCAATCCATACGAGGATGACATGCAAAAATTTTCCATCAACGCAGACATTGATGACAGGTCTGTCGCCGAAGCCCGCAAATATATCGGTGTTCCTATGCGGATTCAGCAGTTCAACCATGAGGCAACAATCGATACAATTCGCCACTATTGTAACGGGATTGGTGACGACAATCCCCTTTATACAGACCCGGACTATGCGGAGAAGAGCGCTTACGGCTCGCTCATCGCCCCACCTACCTTCTTCTACAGCGTTTTTTCGGCCGGCATCACGCCAGGCTTCGAGGGTGTACAGGCGTTCTTCGGTTCCGGCCGCTTCGATATCAAACGCCTTCCCAAGCGGGGTGAGGCTATCAAAGCCGAAGCGCGCTTGAAAGATATCGTCGAGAAGGCGGGCAAGCGCGCCAAGCGGATGGCCATCCAGATTGGTGAAGT from Hyphomicrobiales bacterium includes these protein-coding regions:
- the acoA gene encoding Acetoin:2,6-dichlorophenolindophenol oxidoreductase subunit alpha, giving the protein MESGKYKDLFRRMLIVRQAEEALRKLFADGLVPGFVHLSIGQEAVPVGVSDNLRDTDTVSSNHRGHGHTIAKGVDLKAFFAEVLGRADGLCKGRGGSMHVADLSKGMLGANGIVGAGLPITTGSALALKLRGKGDVAVVYFGDGALAEGLLHECFNIAALWKLPVLFVCENNGWSEFSPTSRQISFTLAALTKAFGMTYEEVDGNKVSEVTRVAGNLISGMRIAAHPVVLECRTTRFRGHFEGDSQNYRDEGELQEIVSRDPLLLAREEMIALGIAALWFDEVETEVGSEVEAALAAALAAPLPAISEITADVYTTAWR
- a CDS encoding putative Uncharacterized 16.3 kDa protein in TAR-I ttuC' 3'region (Evidence 3 : Putative function from multiple computational evidences); its protein translation is MGRSQAQGPLSNLPLVKGKGMARFLRSRDFLAGGMFVFLGLAAIALRGPNLEIGTANRMGPGYLPMVIAAGLIVIGAVTIWLSFSGKSEPIERLNLRPAFMVIGALLCFAVLIDRAGLVLTLIPTVFLCAYASPEAKFREAAGLTLFLIALTSLVFIYAIRLPIKLLP
- a CDS encoding Uncharacterized 52.8 kDa protein in TAR-I ttuC' 3'region; its protein translation is MMNDVLANLSLGLSVAVSPVNLAFCFVGTLAGTLVGILPGVGPLATISMLLPLTFVLDPTTALIMLAGIYYGAQYGGSTTAILLNVPGEASSVVTCIEGNKLAQQGRAGAALAIAALGSFFAGTIAAAVIFLLSPPLAKLALAFRPADYTSLMAFGLLCSVVLASGSMIKSIGMVLVGLLFGLVGTDVNSGVMRYTLDIDHLAGGIGVVAIAMALFGISDIIANLERPGQMAIGTTAKVGRLWPSRKDFREAAFPVLRGTGIGSILGVLPGGGAMLSSFASYMVEKRLAGPNSRFGNGAIQGLAGPESANNAGAQTSLIPLLTLGVPGNALIALMAGAMMIHGIMPGPQIMTREPGLFWGLIASMWIGNLMLVIINLPLIGIWVSLLRVPYRLLFPAIVVLCAVGAYGVNNSPFEVLLMAIFAGVGFLFRKLGCEAAPLILGFILGPMMEENLRRTLILSRGDWLVFLREPISATFLAASVVLALMFVLPTLRRGRQDAFQEE
- a CDS encoding putative Tripartite tricarboxylate transporter substrate binding protein (Evidence 3 : Putative function from multiple computational evidences), with the protein product MAMKLLMLAFGIVAAAFTGSTESQAQSTFPKQPIKLIYPFGAGSAMDTSWRHAAAIAGKILGQPVVIENQPGASGQIGFRAMAAAKPDGYTLGVPSNSVLVTQPLYDLAWTIKPGVNYEPVIFGVSAEQYLFANANVPYNDVAGLIAYAKANPGKVNFANTGVGTTAHLGAEALAAAAGIDVTHISYNGMAPALPDLLSGTVDLLFASGFFQEHADSGAMKVIGNSGRTRGKQFPNAPLLSETPGLEGFSIAAWTGLVAPMGTPPEVIERLREAFKKTLDSPEFLSQAEKIGQNVETLGPVEFKAMILRETDILRPIVKAAGLKK
- the acoB gene encoding Acetoin:2,6-dichlorophenolindophenol oxidoreductase subunit beta, which gives rise to MAEVRFIRAINQALSDAMEADPSVILLGEDIGAAGGSFKATRGLLERFGPDRVYDTPISEAAITGMAVGAAMTGLKPILEIMFMDFVTLSMDMLVNQAAKARSMFGGQCSVPMVLRMPHGGGLNAGPQHSQCLEAWFAHVPGLKVVCPSTPADAYGLLRAAIADPDPVIFVENKALYALKGDLPDIPESADIGVAQIVRPGEDVTVVAYGAAVAWAETAAETMAGEGISVEILDLRSIQPWDEAAVLRSLAKTHNLVVAHEAVGPFGVGAEIVARVADIGFDDLDGPIVRVAAPFAPSPFGKSLEDAYRPTASDIVAAIRRSLS